A genomic window from Zingiber officinale chloroplast, complete genome includes:
- the rpoB gene encoding RNA polymerase beta subunit: MLWNDGNEGMSTIPGFSQIQFEGFCRFINEGLTEEFHKFPKIEDTDQEIEFKLFVERYQLVEPLINERNAVYESLTYSSELYVPAGLIWKTGRDMQEETIFIGNIPIMNSLGTFIVNGIYRIVINQILQSPGIYYRSELDHNGISVYTSTIISDWGGRSELEIDRKSRIWARVSRKQKISILVLSSAMGSNLREILDNVCYPEIFLSFLNLNDKEKKKIGSKESAILEFYQQFACVGGDPIFSESLCKELQKKFFQQRCELGRIGRRNMNRRLNLDIPQNNTFLLPRDVLAAVDHLIGMKFGMGTLDDMNHLKNKRIRSIADLLQDQFGLALVRLENAVRGTISGAIRHKLIPTPQNLVTSTSLTTTYESFFGLHPLSQVLDRTNPLTQIVHGRKLSYLGPGGLTGKTASFRIRDIHPSHYGRICPIDTSEGINVGLIGSLAIHVRIGHWGSIKSPFYEISERSKKEAQIVYLSPNRDEYYRVAAGNSLALNQSIQEEQVVPARYRQEFLTIAWEQIHLRSIFPFQYFSIGASLIPFIEHNDANRALMSSNMQRQAVPLSQSERCIVGTGLERQTALDSGVSAIAEHEGKIIYTDPHKIIFASNGDTTISIPLVICQRSNKNTCMHQKPQVSRGKCIKKGQILADGAATVGGELTLGKNVLVAYMPWEGYNFEDAVLISERLVYEDIYTSFHIRKYEIQTHMTSQGPERITREIPHLEAHLLRNLDRNGVVMLGSWVETGDILVGKLRPQTANESSYAPEDRLLRAILGIQVSTAKETSLKLPIGGRGRVIDVRWIRKKGGSSYNLEMIRVYISQKREIKVGDKVAGRHGNKGIISKILPRQDMPYLQDGTPVDMVFNPLGVPSRMNVGQIFECSLGLAGDLLKRHYRIASFDERYEQEASRKLVFSELYEASKQTKNPWVFEPEYPGKSRIFDGRTGNPFEQPVLIGKSYILKLIHQVDDKIHGRSSGHYALVTQQPLRGRAKQGGQRVGEMEVWALEGFGVAHILQEMLTYKSDHIRARQEVLGATIIGGRVSNPEDAPESFRLLVRELRSLAIELNHFLVSEKNFQINRKEA, from the coding sequence ATGCTCTGGAATGATGGAAATGAGGGAATGTCCACAATACCTGGATTTAGTCAGATCCAATTTGAGGGATTTTGTAGGTTTATTAATGAGGGCTTGACGGAAGAATTTCATAAGTTTCCGAAAATTGAAGACACAGATCAAGAAATTGAATTTAAATTATTTGTAGAAAGATATCAATTGGTGGAACCCTTGATAAACGAAAGAAATGCTGTGTATGAATCACTCACATATTCTTCTGAATTATATGTACCCGCGGGATTAATTTGGAAAACCGGTAGAGATATGCAAGAAGAAACCATTTTTATTGGAAACATTCCAATAATGAATTCTTTGGGAACCTTTATAGTAAATGGAATATACAGAATTGTGATCAATCAAATATTGCAAAGTCCTGGTATTTACTACCGTTCAGAATTGGACCATAACGGAATTTCTGTCTATACCAGCACCATAATATCAGATTGGGGAGGGAGATCAGAATTAGAGATTGATAGAAAATCAAGGATATGGGCCCGTGTGAGTAGGAAACAAAAAATATCTATTCTAGTTCTATCGTCGGCTATGGGTTCGAATCTAAGAGAAATTCTGGATAATGTTTGTTACCCTGAAATTTTCTTGTCTTTCCTTAATCTGAATGATAAGGAGAAAAAAAAGATTGGGTCAAAAGAAAGTGCTATTTTGGAATTTTATCAACAATTTGCTTGTGTAGGCGGGGATCCGATATTTTCTGAGTCCTTATGTAAGGAATTACAAAAGAAATTTTTTCAACAAAGATGTGAATTAGGAAGGATTGGTCGACGAAATATGAACCGTAGACTGAATCTTGATATACCTCAGAACAATACATTTTTGTTACCACGAGATGTATTGGCTGCTGTGGATCATTTGATCGGAATGAAATTTGGAATGGGTACACTTGATGATATGAATCACTTGAAAAATAAACGTATTCGTTCTATAGCGGACTTGTTACAGGATCAATTTGGACTGGCTCTTGTTCGTTTAGAAAATGCAGTTCGAGGAACTATATCTGGAGCAATTCGTCATAAATTGATACCGACTCCTCAAAATTTGGTAACTTCAACTTCATTAACAACCACTTATGAATCGTTTTTTGGCCTACATCCTTTATCTCAAGTTTTGGATCGAACTAATCCATTGACACAAATTGTTCATGGGCGAAAATTGAGTTATTTGGGTCCTGGAGGATTGACGGGTAAAACTGCTAGTTTTCGGATACGAGATATTCATCCTAGCCACTACGGACGTATTTGTCCAATTGATACGTCCGAAGGAATCAATGTTGGACTTATTGGATCCTTAGCCATTCATGTGAGGATTGGCCATTGGGGATCCATAAAGAGTCCGTTTTATGAAATATCTGAAAGATCAAAAAAGGAGGCACAGATAGTTTATTTATCACCAAATAGAGATGAATATTATAGGGTAGCAGCTGGAAATTCTTTGGCCTTGAATCAGAGTATTCAGGAAGAACAGGTTGTTCCAGCTCGATACCGTCAAGAGTTCCTGACTATTGCATGGGAACAGATTCATCTTAGAAGTATTTTTCCCTTCCAATATTTTTCTATTGGAGCTTCTCTCATTCCTTTTATCGAGCATAATGATGCGAATCGGGCTTTAATGAGTTCTAATATGCAGCGCCAAGCAGTTCCGCTTTCTCAGTCCGAGAGGTGCATTGTTGGAACTGGACTGGAACGTCAAACGGCTCTAGATTCGGGGGTTTCCGCTATAGCCGAACACGAGGGAAAGATCATTTATACTGATCCTCACAAGATTATTTTTGCAAGTAATGGAGACACTACTATAAGTATTCCATTAGTTATCTGTCAACGTTCCAACAAAAATACTTGTATGCATCAAAAACCTCAGGTTTCGCGAGGTAAATGCATTAAAAAGGGACAAATTTTAGCGGACGGTGCGGCTACAGTTGGTGGAGAACTCACTTTAGGAAAAAACGTATTAGTAGCTTATATGCCATGGGAAGGTTACAATTTTGAAGACGCAGTACTAATTAGTGAACGTTTGGTATATGAAGATATTTATACTTCTTTTCACATCCGGAAATATGAAATTCAGACTCATATGACAAGCCAAGGACCTGAAAGAATCACTAGGGAAATACCACATCTAGAGGCTCATTTACTCCGCAATTTAGACAGAAATGGAGTTGTGATGCTGGGATCTTGGGTAGAAACAGGTGATATTTTAGTAGGAAAATTAAGGCCTCAGACGGCAAACGAATCCTCATATGCTCCAGAGGATAGATTATTAAGAGCCATTCTTGGAATTCAGGTATCCACTGCAAAAGAAACTTCTCTAAAACTACCTATAGGCGGAAGAGGGCGCGTTATTGACGTGAGATGGATCCGGAAAAAGGGGGGTTCCAGTTATAATTTAGAAATGATTCGTGTATATATTTCACAGAAACGTGAAATCAAAGTAGGTGATAAAGTAGCTGGAAGACATGGGAATAAAGGTATCATTTCCAAAATTTTGCCTAGACAAGATATGCCTTATTTGCAAGATGGAACACCTGTTGATATGGTCTTCAACCCATTAGGAGTACCATCACGAATGAATGTGGGACAGATATTTGAATGTTCGCTCGGGTTAGCGGGAGATCTGTTAAAAAGACATTATAGAATAGCATCTTTTGATGAGAGATATGAGCAAGAGGCTTCGAGAAAGCTAGTGTTTTCTGAATTATATGAAGCCAGTAAGCAAACAAAAAATCCATGGGTATTTGAACCGGAATATCCGGGAAAAAGCAGAATATTTGATGGAAGAACAGGAAATCCTTTCGAACAACCTGTCTTAATAGGAAAGTCCTATATTTTAAAATTAATTCATCAAGTTGATGATAAAATCCATGGACGTTCTAGTGGACATTACGCACTTGTTACACAACAACCCCTTAGAGGAAGGGCAAAGCAAGGGGGACAACGAGTAGGAGAAATGGAAGTTTGGGCTTTAGAGGGATTTGGTGTTGCTCATATTTTACAAGAGATGCTTACTTATAAATCTGATCATATTAGAGCTCGTCAAGAAGTACTTGGTGCTACGATCATTGGAGGAAGAGTATCTAACCCAGAAGATGCTCCAGAATCTTTTCGATTGCTCGTTCGAGAACTACGATCTTTAGCTATAGAACTGAATCATTTCCTTGTATCTGAGAAGAACTTCCAGATTAATAGGAAGGAAGCTTGA
- the petN gene encoding cytochrome b6/f complex subunit VIII has product MDIVSLAWAALMVVFTFSLSLVVWGRSGL; this is encoded by the coding sequence ATGGATATTGTAAGTCTCGCTTGGGCTGCTTTAATGGTAGTCTTTACATTTTCCCTCTCACTTGTAGTATGGGGAAGGAGTGGACTTTAG